The following are from one region of the Corylus avellana chromosome ca1, CavTom2PMs-1.0 genome:
- the LOC132167946 gene encoding probable carboxylesterase 5 codes for MDSSTNEITHEFPPYFRVYKDGRVERLGMFAVSDRAPTGLDSKTHVQTKDVVVSSESGVSARLFLPKISHPDHKLPLVVHYHGGAFCIGSPFSKTFNNFLVSLAAAANAIVISVDYRLAPEHPLPTAHQDSWAALQWIATHSNGQGPDSWLNEYADFGRVFLAGESAGANIAHYVAVQAGATELVGPKIVGLLIVHPFFGGKELDKIYSYMCPTSTGFSDPILYPKMDPNLSRMAGAKVLVCVAEKDWLKDRAVVYSEALGKSGWGGTLSFYETEGEDHGFFLLNPRSDKVGPLIKVMADFINHD; via the coding sequence ATGGATTCAAGCACCAATGAAATAACCCACGAATTCCCACCCTACTTCAGAGTATACAAAGATGGCCGCGTGGAGAGATTGGGGATGTTCGCCGTCTCTGACCGTGCTCCTACTGGCCTAGACTCCAAAACCCACGTCCAAACCAAAGACGTCGTCGTCTCATCTGAATCTGGCGTATCGGCCCGCCTCTTCCTCCCAAAAATCAGCCACCCAGATCACAAGTTGCCACTCGTCGTTCACTACCACGGTGGAGCCTTCTGCATTGGATCGCCTTTCAGCAAAACCTTCAACAATTTCCTTGTATCTCTCGCCGCAGCGGCCAATGCCATTGTTATCTCCGTTGACTACAGGCTTGCCCCGGAGCACCCTCTACCAACCGCGCATCAGGACTCGTGGGCCGCGCTGCAGTGGATCGCTACCCACTCTAACGGCCAGGGACCCGACTCATGGCTTAACGAGTATGCGGATTTCGGGCGGGTTTTCTTGGCGGGGGAGAGCGCCGGGGCCAACATAGCCCACTACGTGGCAGTTCAAGCTGGTGCCACCGAATTGGTTGGCCCAAAGATTGTTGGGTTACTCATAGTGCACCCATTTTTCGGTGGTAAAGAGCTAGATAAAATCTACAGTTATATGTGTCCAACGAGCACCGGGTTCAGTGACCCGATACTGTACCCGAAAATGGATCCGAATTTGTCTCGTATGGCTGGGGCGAAGGTCCTGGTTTGCGTGGCAGAGAAAGATTGGTTAAAAGACAGAGCGGTGGTTTATTCTGAAGCATTAGGTAAGAGTGGGTGGGGTGGGACCCTGTCGTTTTATGAGACGGAAGGAGAGGACCACGGCTTCTTTCTG
- the LOC132167948 gene encoding probable carboxylesterase 5, protein MDSSTNEITYEFLPYFRFYNDGRIERLGKFGAPEIAPTGLDPKTHVQTKDVVVSSESGVSARLFLPKNSHPDHKLPLVVHYHGGAFCIGSPRNKNFHNFLASLAAEANAIVISVVYRLAPEHPLPTAHQDSFAALQWIATHSNGQGPDPWLNEYADFGRVFLAGESAGANIAHYVAVQAGATKLVGPNIVGLLILHPYFGGKEIPKLYSLLYPTGSGFSDPIIYPEIDPNLSGMAGAKVLVCVAEKDSLRDIGVAYSETLRKSGWGGTLSVYETEGEDHGFFLANPSSHNVEPLIKAMADFINHD, encoded by the coding sequence ATGGATTCAAGCACCAATGAAATAACCTACGAATTCCTACCCTATTTCAGATTTTACAACGATGGCCGCATCGAGAGATTGGGGAAGTTCGGGGCCCCTGAAATTGCTCCCACTGGCCTAGACCCCAAAACCCATGTCCAAACCAAAGACGTCGTCGTCTCATCGGAATCCGGTGTATCAGCCCGGCTCTTCCTCCCAAAAAACAGCCACCCAGATCACAAGTTGCCGCTCGTCGTTCACTACCACGGTGGAGCCTTCTGCATTGGATCCCCTCGCAACAAGAACTTCCACAATTTCCTTGCATCTCTCGCCGCAGAGGCCAATGCCATTGTTATCTCCGTTGTCTATAGGCTTGCCCCGGAGCACCCTCTACCAACCGCGCATCAGGACTCGTTTGCCGCGCTGCAGTGGATCGCTACCCACTCTAACGGCCAAGGACCCGACCCGTGGCTTAACGAGTATGCGGATTTCGGGCGGGTTTTCTTGGCGGGGGAGAGCGCCGGGGCCAACATAGCCCACTACGTGGCAGTTCAAGCTGGTGCCACCAAATTGGTTGGTCCTAACATTGTCGGGTTACTCATATTGCACCCATATTTCGGTGGCAAGGAGATACCTAAATTGTACAGTTTACTATATCCAACGGGCAGCGGGTTTAGTGACCCGATAATTTACCCGGAAATTGACCCGAATTTGTCGGGTATGGCTGGTGCGAAGGTGCTTGTTTGTGTGGCTGAAAAAGATTCATTGCGAGATATAGGAGTGGCTTATTCTGAGACTTTAAGAAAGAGTGGGTGGGGTGGGACCCTGTCTGTTTATGAAACGGAAGGAGAGGACCATGGATTTTTTCTAGCGAATCCTAGTAGTCACAACGTGGAGCCCCTCATTAAGGCCATGGCTGATTTTATAAATCATGactga